Proteins co-encoded in one Heptranchias perlo isolate sHepPer1 chromosome 9, sHepPer1.hap1, whole genome shotgun sequence genomic window:
- the LOC137325064 gene encoding putative C->U-editing enzyme APOBEC-4, which yields MATTYEEYIAPRGTLVKPYYWLPFSERCPKCPYHIKTGEEARVSYVEFYETFGFPYAQPQSGRHLVFYELKLSSGTLVQKGHITNCTLYHLHPESMFFEIDGYLDTLMDSYDNIAYITLYSNYTPCNERAHYCINKLQDFLVNYPSTRLDIYFSALYHIDDYFSESGWNKEALHNLAALWPRVTLNPISSGTWLTILHRFVNGVPRTTLYNPVSPERAFADLSNADQIVAITGVNPSYLDVVPQVKQHQKQHFKPEIVNLYPFSQALPPILNGMALISPHQPYMNLPNMLALPLSMYPFQTQNIKPKNVVRHLNMPDASKWKKPATPLPRNVQLTEIVEVFEVPVKRSTNSKKPRKTGKKKKSTRD from the coding sequence ATGGCTACTACTTATGAAGAATATATTGCTCCTCGGGGAACACTGGTGAAGCCTTACTATTGGTTGCCTTTCAGTGAAAGGTGTCCAAAATGCCCATATCACATCAAAACTGGGGAAGAAGCCCGTGTTTCTTACGTGGAATTTTATGAAACTTTTGGGTTTCCCTATGCTCAGCCACAGTCTGGCAGGCATCTGGTCTTCTATGAACTGAAGTTGTCATCTGGTACTTTAGTGCAGAAAGGACACATAACTAACTGTACTTTATACCACCTTCATCCAGAATCCATGTTCTTCGAAATAGATGGCTATCTGGATACACTCATGGACTCCTACGATAACATTGCTTATATTACCCTCTACTCCAATTACACCCCGTGTAATGAAAGAGCCCACTACTGCATAAACAAACTGCAGGACTTCTTAGTAAATTATCCCAGCACTAGGTTGGATATTTATTTCTCTGCACTCTATCATATTGATGATTACTTTTCTGAATCTGGATGGAATAAAGAAGCTCTCCACAATTTGGCAGCACTTTGGCCTAGGGTGACCCTTAATCCCATCAGTAGTGGGACATGGCTGACTATTTTGCACAGGTTTGTGAATGGTGTGCCTCGGACAACACTTTACAACCCAGTTTCACCTGAAAGAGCTTTCGCGGACTTGAGCAATGCCGATCAGATAGTTGCCATCACTGGAGTTAACCCTTCTTACCTAGACGTCGTGCCCCAGGTAAAACAACATCAAAAGCAACATTTCAAACCAGAAATCGTGAACTTATATCCCTTTTCACAAGCACTGCCTCCAATTCTGAATGGAATGGCATTAATATCTCCACATCAACCATACATGAATCTTCCAAACATGCTGGCATTGCCTTTGTCTATGTACCCATTTCAAACACAGAACATTAAACCGAAGAATGTTGTGAGACATCTGAATATGCCCGATGCATCCAAATGGAAAAAACCAGCAACCCCATTACCACGCAACGTACAACTAACTGAAATAGTCGAAGTTTTTGAAGTTCCTGTGAAAAGATCAACCAATTCAAAGAAACCAAGGAAGACAGGGAAAAAGAAAAAATCTACAAGGGATTAG